The DNA window GGCTAGTGACAGCCCGCTACCTTAGCTGCTATCTAACCATGCACCTACACTAAAGGGGTAATGGGCATACGGCCTGACAACTCAAATAAGAGGAGGCCAGAACTGGGAACTATACAACCTGACAAGAGATAGTAGATATAAAGGGTGAATGCTTTAGTAAATCACCTAAACCCTAATTCTAGCCTAGGCCACCTAGGCTGTGGGCCTGTAGGGCCGCACAAAGCATAGATCTGCCTGGGGCTTAAACTTAACCTCTTAACTCAACCAGAGAAGAGGAAACTTATTAGTAAAGCAAAGCTcaacaagcaaacaatgtcTGGCGGCCCAGGAGGCCGATACAGACAAAGATCTAACTGAAGAGTGTGCTAACTCAAACATACTCTAGCTAAAACCCAGAGGAGAAGCTACTCTACCAAAAGTGGCTGAAAGGCGGCCATTTTGTGGCCAATACAGTACAAAAAAATCATTCCAGCAAACCTAATGGAACTTCAGTgcccaaaaaaaatctttttccaTCTACATGGTCAGgaaaaactatacaggaaaaacaaggtTGACATATTTTAAAGCAGAAAATATAGACCCAACTTACCTTCCTGTGGCTCGAAGACTGAAGACTTCTCGTTTTCCACATGAAAGGATGGAATCTAGtgttcttttaagcctaaaagagCCTCTTCATTATCAAGCCAGAAAGTGAGCCATCAGAAATATATATCACCATGGGCCCCATGTAACATGCTCAGAAGCGTCTGAGCATGTTACATGAATCAAAATAGATATAGGAGATGgaaaaagaagaggagagggcAGATGTAAATCGCCCTTGCAGAGGGGGCATAGATCACCAACGCTGCTGGTGTTTATGATCGATCACCTCTCTCAATCCCGCTTTTTCCATCTCCTGTCTGTCTTGGCCCAGATTCAAATCTGAGCAGCTAGGGTTCTTCCATGCCATCTCAATCTAAAACATGGAGAtcaggaaggaatggaaggctcacGGGAGCTGCAGGGCTATGGTCAGAAAGTAACCGCTTGTCGAGCCGTTCCCTCGAGAAGAGTGCCAAACGAGAACGGAGCGTCCTGATAGGGAGACGCTCTTagtaaacacagaaaacactcaAGCACTGTCCATGTGTGCTCGTCTCCCAGACAGAAAATCCCCAGATTGCGTGCATCACCGAGTGTCAAAAACCTGGGACACGGGTTTGCAAATTCTCTGAAATGTTTATAAGACATGATATAAAGTTTCCTTATCGGATTCGATAAGGATCCCATTCCCCATAATGCGGTAAAACGCAGCgtagagttccctttcgaaagggaactgtaGCTCATTTCTGTCTAGacaatgttgacatttttggaGTCTTAGTTCCACCTTCCACCTCTGTTAAAAACCAGGATATAATCTTTGAATCATCTATCTACTTTTTTCCACACATCTCTTCACTCACTAAGTCTGCCATCTTTCACCTCCGCAATATTACACGTTTATGTCCCTTCTTAAATTACAATGATGCTGAGACACTGGTTCACGCATTCATTACTTCCCAACTCGACTATTGTAATTCTCTTTTCTATGGTTTACAAAACACAATAATTAACAAGCTCCAATACATTCAGAACTCTGCAGCTAGGGTTCTCACTTACTCAAAGAAATCTTCTCGCATTACTCCCATTCTACACAGCCTTCACTGGCTAACCGTTTATTTTCACATTCAATATAAAATACTCCTCATCACATTCAAAGCACTTCAAGGTCTTGCCCCCCAGTGTATTTCTGATCTCATTCATACCTACTCTCCTGTTCATacattaaaggcgctctaagcgattctgagcggagtaacttcctgttgactttcgaagtgttgtcaaacaaaacagaggctagctagaccctccctcctactcctcctggccccccctccgtgcttcctgaaacagtcatgaacgcgcatttaaaatgtaagtagcttgcgtattgacgctgcttgtcggttattggctggagcatgtttattatgttaagtggtccaggctgcaccagtttgtttttattgcagttttcggagcttgtggcgactacagagaccgcgtttttttacagtgtgatcaggggacaggcagctagcgcatagtgaggagatgtttgcggtatgtgacaaaaaaaaaattgggcctaaaaacgcttcaaatcgcttagagcgcctttaagaTCTTCTGATACTGGTCTATTGTTGATTCCACAGTATAAGTTAGCATCGTTTGGTGGTCAGGGATACCTCTGCCCCCAGACTCTGGAACTCCATTGGCAAACACATTTGTGATCTCTCATCAttacatgatttcaaaaacataaaacatatctttttgtttcttgtttctCTGACTGTATGATCTGATTCatgttatgtattttatatttccattttatttattttttgctgtcgTATTTATGTTACAATATTGTAAAGTGACCTTGAGTTTGCAGAAAGGtgctttataaaataaacattatttttattattaacttactcttaaaacatattatcagcttttaaaatatcatatgacttttatattgttaaagagttttttttaatcagaaatCCTTTTTTTCCCCACTCATCAGGGTCATCTGAATGGAGGATTGTTTTGGTGGGTAAAACTGGAGCAGGAAAAAGTGCAACTGGAAACACCTTACTAGGAAGAGACTGTTTTAATAGTAAATATAGCTTTAAAGCAGTCACAGACACCTGTAATTATGGAGAAGCAAAAGTCTTTGGTAAAACCCTTTCAGTAACTGATACTCCAGGACTGTTTGATACATCAATGACTGAACAAAAtcttaaaactgaaataagGAAATGTATCTACATGTCTGCTCCTGGTCCTCATGCATTTCTGCTGGTGATCAGACTGGATGAAAGATTTTCAAAGGAACAGAAGGACACAGTGAAATGGATTCAGGAGAACTTTGGAAAAGGTGCTTCGCAATACATCCTCGTTCTTTTCACTCATGCTGATATACTGGGGGGAAGACTATTAGATGACTTTATTGAAGAAAATCCAGATCTAAAAGCTTTAACTGAGAAGAGTCCCTATCACTCCTTCAACAACGGCAACAGACAAAATCAAAATCAGGTTAAAGCGCTGCTAGAGAAGATTGAACAAATGGTGAAGAGAAACAAAGGAACACACTACACCAATGAGATGTATAAAAAAGTCCAGAGAAAGATTCAATTGAAAAAAGGTGCAAAAATAGGTGGAATAGTATTAGGAACAGCAGTACTAATTGGATTAACAGGAGGAGTGGGTGCAGTAGCTGTAGTAGGAGCAGGAGCAGCAGCTGTGGGAGGAGCAGCAGCAGTGGGAGCAGGAGCAGCAGCTATGGGAGGAGGAACAGCAGTAGTGGGAGGAGGAGCAGCAGCAGTGGGAGCAGGAGCAGCAGCTGTGGGAGGAGGAGCAGCAGCTCTAGGAGGAGCAGCAGTGGGAGCAGGAGCAGCAGCTGTGGGAGGAGGAGCAGCAGTGGGAGCAGCAGCTGTGGGAGGAGGAGCAGCAGCTCTAGGAGGAGCAGCAGCAGTGGGAGCAGGAGCAGCAGCTGTGGGAGGAGGAGCAGCAGCTCTAGGAGGAGCAGCAGCAGTGGgagcaggagcagcagctctAGGAGGAGCAGCAGCAGTGGGAGCAGgagcaggagcagcagctctAGGAGGAGCAGGAGCAGCAGCTGTGGGAGCAACAGCATTGGCAATGGGAGCAGCAGCAGGAGCAAAAGAAGCAGATGGAAgagacaacaacaaaaacaaaaaaaacaggagAGTAGCCATTTTAAAAGGTGGAGTAATCAACTGactgtcttagagaggcagcaAGAGAAGCTATGTGTATTCAaagtaaagaaattaaagttatcAAATTAACAgtgatttttatcaatttacTTATTAATCTGCATAACTCACATATTGACTATAAGGCCTACAAACAATGAACTTTTCCTTAAAATGAAGAATCTACGCAGAAGTATGCTCTTCATCTGAAGAACATAAAGACAAAGAATCTGTGAATTAAAATTGTTATAATTgttatatttctttatttgtaCTGCTGCTTTGAGGCAATGTACATTGTGCAAAAAgtactatacaaataaaaacgaCTTGACTTTTCATCTCCATACTGCGTCAGGCTTGTGCCggtgtttattttctaaaaatgacCATCTGACTGCACATTATATTCAACTTTTTACAAGCCCACTAAACCAATTAGTTAACAAATGGACATGAAACATTGATCTCCATCGATGTTTGTTATTGTGTGGGAAATCACTAGAAATCTGGTGAAATTGCACAGGGTTTACAATAGTCTTACATAATCAGTATTCGATGTAGGCTAGTCAGAGAGATATTAAGGGCACCATGtgtcaaatttgaatgatttatGACCCTCATAAAAATAGTttcaagcaaaacatttttaacactACAATTTGCTGctaaagttttgttttgttttgagcaAAAAATAATTCTCTTGCTGCAATATGAAACATGAATGAGGACAGACTGGTCTGCCAAGCTGCACCCAAGCATGGTAAGATTTGATTAAGTCGTATGATTGGATGAAGAATTGTAGTCTTGATGACTGAGACTACAAATATTCTATCTATTATTGAGATTTTGATCTAACAcactgtttagtatgtttttaaatccATTTGGTTTAGGAGGACACAGGAAGTGTCCTCATTAACcatgtatacaagaacacacacacacacacttctctcCTCTCGCAGCCCCGCCTCTCAAGTTTTCTCCTCCCTCTGTCAGAGGCAGCCCCGCCTTTATCTTCAATCTAGTTTTTACAGTGCAGGCTCAATCACACACTCTTAAAACAATCACACACTGGGTTTTCACTCATGCAGCACACATTACAAATTACTATACACCAGTTTTTGCAAAAGATGGAAAAACAGAGTTCTCTCTATTAACTTTTCCTTACTTGTTTTGACTTATTAAGGGCTGTGTTTCCCTGTCTGGATCACAGTGCTTACAGTCTGGAAAGTGTCCAAATAAACGACAGAGCCAATTTCTGGTAATGTTCATAGTTTTTTCAACAAttcttttacaatattttacattcCCTTTATTATGTTGGATTTCAGTGTCCATTAAAAAAACTTGCTTTTCCATTTCACAAAACCAACAGGAATATtcacatattttttaaacaacactCTTATACGCTTTTGCCAACTTTACACCAAGCAATCATAAACATCTTTTTAATAAACCAaccaaactgcctgtcaagtgatagacgaaactgacaatgattttatcttttttaaacaaacgaaAGGCAATGTGGAAAaaacattcacagccacgatgtacagaacactctcaaagatatagaagaaaatgaataaaaatattttggatcaatatatattataactgcagaaaggccacactgcagatagatatacatttcatatgtcggcaaatcaaattacatcggcTAAATTGCCTAATCTACAGCGCAACATTGAagcaccaataataataataataataataatagaataaaaaaaaatattttttttatgaaacattaatttacagaattgaattagaacagaatataccgttctaataaatgaaaatagcctacttaaaaaaatgaaatatgatcaagtcacactgcaaaatgcctgaagtgcaggggaacatatattcaaaacacaagccagaaatagttaaattagataacccagagtgatcaataaataaattaaaattaaagaaattattaaaataacgaaagtaaagctagaattgtcaacttgtctttttaactgcagagacaataaacgcCAAACTGGAGTGGCAGTCTTCTTAGGTAAACAgaatccaaaaataaaattacatccggctgaaatagtttgaaatcacttgtagctaccctacctgattgagagacaaaaatccagtctttcacgcgatctgcctgtgtccgtttgagGCTTTTCAAATAGGGCGCTATAGTCAGCTCGTTGGCCGGCAGAAGCGTGCCGCAGTGTTTGTCGTTGTTGAGTtctaggacatgagctgttggcacaacttgcatcatacgtTTTTTTTGATCATCTTTTACCATTCCTCATCTGCAGGTCACAgatcatggaagtgaaacttaaatcggtcacagactggatttattcacgcacattaaaaaaatatttattaaaagcttctttcttttcacatttttatttatagtattaacataataggctgtatattaacctattgggaAAGAACCCGTAGGTCTAGGcctatgtaaaatcagatattgagcaCCCTCATATCTCgtctcataacacctctgcgacgattcgactgtgagattggtagtcgaatcaggctcctcctattgaagattcgaatcgtcgactattcagggtcacccctaaATAAGTGTTTATGCTGTGAGGACCGACAGTCACGCAGTGGAATTTAGGAAGTAATATTATTGGATGCACTGTCAAATTGCATCGATTGACATAACCATTGCATGGGACAAAGTTCTAATATGCCATAGTAATGCATTAGCATGCAACTCAGACAAAAGATTATAGAAATATTGATTCAAATATCATTCAATGAATAACTCGTAAATCTAAATGTTTCACAGTACATTGCTATTCTTATGGTGGAGATGTTGCTTACATAGCATCTGTATTAAAGCACCCTGTCTAAATTCTGGGAAATTTCTGGTTTCTGGAACCGGGCTGGGATTTCATGTCTAAACATAAACCTTTTCTTTTAATCCATGAAACATCAGCTATGCCTTATTTGTCTTAGAAGGGTGTTTACAGTCTTGCACTTGATGTAGGAGTAAAATACAAGCATTCAGCAGCAGCGATACATATTTTTATACAGCAGCAAGCCATCACTGCAACTAAGCATAGTGGACATGAAAAAACATATTGCCATTTAATCGGGGCTCACCTTATTTGCTCAATTTCCAACAACACTTTTCAAGGCTGATGTTTTCATGTACTTACGTGTGTTTCGGCCGGGGTCAGCTGAATGCGTGTTAGAGTCATGCTCATTATTTTTCCATTTGTCTGCATGACTTCACGTTTATAATAGGAGTATAGAGGGCTTGACAATGACAATTATCAAATTATCCTAAATCATTATACTATTTATTTGCTCAGGTGGTTGTGGTGGGTTTCTTTTCTCATTTCTATTAGCCTGCAACGTGTTACCATTTGTTAAAGCCACACATATTGGTTATGATTGAGCCTTTTGGCTCAGGCACACAGTCATAAGACACTAGAGTTAAGCCATTTGGCGTGGTGACCCAGGCACACATAGTCTAAATATTTAGTTTAGTGGCATGCATACACTCTTATGTAGGCACATACATGGGCGACATTAGGGGGGTGGCATATTTTTCCCGGTGTGATCCGTCAGCTCCAGTTGATGGTTTCCCACGTTGATTTCCCACGCTCACCTCCGTCTCGCACACATTTgtttgctctgcagcagcagcaataatcaacagcagcaataaagcagcagcgtagcagatatattccgccaagaccaaacacatcaacattgtcatacccattaccatgccaaacactccgagagttgtcattaCAGAACTTgcataaaaatgataattccaCAAACAACTGCaactgcaggtttcaaacagagatggcgacaaagaggcaaaacttacggaatGCAGCTTTAATGTGTATTCAAATAAATTTCTGCTAAGAATCCCAGACATATGTTCATACTTAAAGTAGACACTAGACTAGTCTACCTTTAATAGCGCAagtttaaaagtaaataaatatgatttcagaTTTGTTGAGACTTGTGCACTGCACTCAATATCCCCCTTTCTaagcctgaaaaaaaaaggttgttttaaaagttaaaatgtaTCAGAAGTTGGTAAGAAACTAAAAGAAACaggatttatgcatttttttgtccTTTGTGTCATGTATGACTATCGTGCAGCTGCATCTAATAATACATAATGTGGTAATGTGGCTGTCCTTACgataaataaaacattgcaaCTTTTTCTCAAATTTCTGGAAATTGACACCATGATCGTGAAATCTTGGTGGGACTGATAAATATGATATCATGAgtgaattattcattaaaatatgaagaaaagaaaatgccacaatgtttgtttattctcttatttatttatgtaggaTGAAGAGATACAGATCAAGGATCAGTAACAAGATACACTTAAAGaggtattatttaacattttagatTTACTACTttaacaaaacacttttgagtCACATGTGATATTCATGGGTCCTGTCTGTCTCAGTGCTGAAGCTCTTTATACAAACTTACATGTACAGACAGATCAGAACTTATGAGTATAGTGTATTATACTGACTTTATACAGTAATCTATCAAAAAAGTCAAACACACATTAGTCCTTATTAATACAAGTTCATATGTTAATGATTCTTCATGATTTTCATCATTAATCATATGCTGAAGGTTCAGAATTATTGAAATCACATCCTTCAAATCTCCTGTTATTTTAAGGGAAACAGCAGATAACCACTGAAAGTGCTGTGGTTGTTCTCGTTATCAAATATCCTCCTGCCAGACGCAAGTCTCACATAGACAACATCTCcaacctccaggatcaacacaaCTCCATTTGAGGAGTTTAACGTATTCTGTGGCTGATGATCATGAGCTACAACCACACGCTGTCCATTCTTAACAATGTCTGCAGTTGCTGCAGTTGGGCCATGACCATATACAGAGATTCTGAACATGtacgctcctttcagtggggctgtgaaaatacctaaatcaaataacaagagaCACAGAATCAGCTGTTTCCTGTATGATTTCTTAATGGACTACTTGCACAACTACTTCCTCGTTCTCCCTATCACAGTTCAGGAGTTTCTGGTAACAGTGTTCAGCGCACCTTCATACATGAGAACGCagattattactgttttatgtCTGTCAGTTGATTAAAACAATTAATCATGTTCTCTGAGTTAACATGAATTATCTTGAACCTGCTGAAATGTtcctataaatatattttctttccagCTGTGCATTCTGAATGATAAATCAATATATTTCCTCACTAACCTGCAGCAGTCCAGTGCTCGTCTTCTCAttaacagtgtttttctcttacTGATCATGTTTCATACCTGCTGAATtcacattttaaatgaatttgactGATAAAAGGATTGCTTGTGTGCGCTGGTGCTCTTGTTCCagtcttttaaaaaattaaacaatgaaaaaattacacagaatagtgaaaatattatttaattcaaataaataaatgtttgtacTGATCTTATTCTCACACACTTCAGCATCACAGTCACTAGTTTAGACGAGCACTGACACCCTGTGCTGAAATAATCATGTGTGTTTAACAGCCGCTGCTTTCTCAGATCGACTTGAGTTGATTAAAACTTCATGTTCTGTTGAATTTGGAAAATCCGTTACACAGTAATCATCAGAATATCTCTTCTCCTGTCTCTGAAAATGtccagatttttaaatcttctCATAGACACTCATTTTACATGGTGTTTAGTAAAGTAAGTGACTAGAGCACATTGAAAATATACATAACTGGAAATAAATGAGTTGCACCATTTCAAAGCAGAAGTGTGTCATGAAGCTCAGTGCAAGTAGTCCATTACCAAACACACTGTAATagtttagaaagatggcagatcatttaattctcttatacacattacacaactgcagagaggtctgaatggagcagaaggttttcattactataaactgagttttatgactccatttcattgataattacCTGTAATTGGGTTGTAGGCGTTCCCTATGTTTGTGAAGACGTTCCTGTAGGTTACTGTGATTTCAGTGGTAAAAGGACCAGTATATCCACTGCCAGATTCCATCATTGAAGCTGAAAAAgctatttctctgtctgttattgaaaaacataagcaatattgtgatatattactgtattacactgagaatgtaaacactgaatttaacatcattcaagcacactttcacctctattttcctttctcaactccacttgactcagagtaagatttgaaatttctgtgaaggaataaagattctgttaaatgacatttacactGATTATTGTAATAGATAACACAATTTACACAGTATACACTCAACTTTACACTAACATTTACACTATACAATGTATTGCATTGATCTTTTACTTTGAGGATCATTGATAAAagagtgaatgttttggtgaaGTACCATCATTTTTCTTGTTCATCTCATCCCTCAgttctgtaacggtggcggtcagttctctgatgtttcctttctgctctgtaacggtggcggtcagttctctgatgttttctttctgctctgtaacggtggcggtcagttctctcagTGCTGCATGGATGTCAGGGATGCCCAGATCACAGTATTGTTGTCTGTCAGTTGAAGCTTCAGCTCTCAAAGTGTCTGTTTGAGGTGGATTCTGTCTTCCGTCCTCAGAGCTgatctgttgactgatctcattctcattgagtcctccatctacctgctgctggatgacaaacacaaaggtttccaacagcagcagtatacaTACTAAAGCCTTCATTCTTCACTGATGTTTGTTTCCAGCTCTTGCTCTGTCATCCTCACAGCCTCTCATGTTCCTTTTATAGTGTCCTGATTTACTGTCCTTTGTACTTGATTTATATTGCTTCAGGTAAAAAAGTAGTTCAAGTTAATTGTTAATCATAATCAAAGGAATGGTCCAGACTCAGTAGATGTTTATCtctatttacaacatttgtGGCACTATGTTGATCTCAACAGAAAATAACTTTTACtcaaagtttgttttgtttgtttttgtagtgttttttatttttatttttatagatcAGCATTCTGCATCCTTATGGGACGCAGAGGGATCACAAAAACCTCCGGTCATATGAATGAATTGTCTGATCTGTGCGCTAGTGTGGGTAAAAATATCACaatttaatagtatttatttattggaccTAACTTAATAAAATAGGCTGTGTAATTAAAGGATtggttcacttctgaattaaaatgtcctgatagttTACTTGCCCCGAAGTCATCCAacatgtttatgtctttctttcttcagtcaaaaaggaatgaaggtttttgaggaaaactttccaggatttttctccttatagtggacttcactggggtccaacgggttgaaggtccaaatgtcagtttcagtgtagcttcaaagagctctacattgtaaaaaacattccgtagtttttacaaaataattttggcagctgtggttgccagaataattttgtaaaaaatacagaaaaatgcatttacagaacaaactaaattttacagtataaaactgtaatttacaaacaagaaaatttgaatgtaaaccagtaaattcaacaatgcacactactactaaaatccattttgtacctttaacatacT is part of the Megalobrama amblycephala isolate DHTTF-2021 unplaced genomic scaffold, ASM1881202v1 scaffold436, whole genome shotgun sequence genome and encodes:
- the LOC125261585 gene encoding uncharacterized protein LOC125261585 yields the protein MKALVCILLLLETFVFVIQQQVDGGLNENEISQQISSEDGRQNPPQTDTLRAEASTDRQQYCDLGIPDIHAALRELTATVTEQKENIRELTATVTEQKGNIRELTATVTELRDEMNKKNDEISNLTLSQVELRKENRDREIAFSASMMESGSGYTGPFTTEITVTYRNVFTNIGNAYNPITGIFTAPLKGAYMFRISVYGHGPTAATADIVKNGQRVVVAHDHQPQNTLNSSNGVVLILEVGDVVYVRLASGRRIFDNENNHSTFSGYLLFPLK
- the LOC125261581 gene encoding GTPase IMAP family member 9-like codes for the protein MSDKGSSEWRIVLVGKTGAGKSATGNTLLGRDCFNSKYSFKAVTDTCNYGEAKVFGKTLSVTDTPGLFDTSMTEQNLKTEIRKCIYMSAPGPHAFLLVIRLDERFSKEQKDTVKWIQENFGKGASQYILVLFTHADILGGRLLDDFIEENPDLKALTEKSPYHSFNNGNRQNQNQVKALLEKIEQMVKRNKGTHYTNEMYKKVQRKIQLKKGAKIGGIVLGTAVLIGLTGGVGAVAVVGAGAAAVGGAAAVGAGAAAMGGGTAVVGGGAAAVGAGAAAVGGGAAALGGAAVGAGAAAVGGGAAVGAAAVGGGAAALGGAAAVGAGAAAVGGGAAALGGAAAVGAGAAALGGAAAVGAGAGAAALGGAGAAAVGATALAMGAAAGAKEADGRDNNKNKKNRRVAILKGGVIN